From a single Syngnathus scovelli strain Florida chromosome 2, RoL_Ssco_1.2, whole genome shotgun sequence genomic region:
- the dnajc22 gene encoding dnaJ homolog subfamily C member 22, giving the protein MVKRITAAYALWALGGPFGLHHFYLGRDRHGLLWLLTLGGFGFGWIRDLIRIPAYVREANRDAKTQNRMYNDALPPPVNPVRFIGQVCVGIYFGLVALIGLRSLAFFHLIVLPLCVGAGVHLVSTVGRHTSDLPKTLKASLLTAPIFYGSTLAPLPISLAASVTATQHRRYKRARTAQPLGLRLCMLSLAWLAFSTPLAYCVLHNTTATLYYLSDCVTALLDMFWFFPWLRSALEYVLLMPYRFLCVVTGGDYYEEAWKKMLEILLLKDYTEEEKKALEVLSLGAQASLEEITRGYRELAKTWHPDHNPSKDAEATFIKIHKAYRLLLQRHRPFR; this is encoded by the exons ATGGTGAAACGCATCACGGCCGCCTACGCCCTGTGGGCGCTAGGTGGTCCTTTTGGCCTTCACCATTTCTATTTGGGGCGGGACAGGCACGGCCTGTTATGGCTCCTAACCCTGGGAGGTTTCGGTTTTGGCTGGATCCGAGACCTGATACGTATTCCGGCGTACGTGCGTGAAGCCAACCGAGATGCCAAGACGCAGAATCGAATGTACAACGACGCGCTCCCTCCCCCAGTAAACCCAGTTCGCTTTATCGGCCAGGTGTGTGTTGGGATCTACTTTGGCTTGGTGGCGCTAATTGGGCTGCGCTCCCTGGCTTTCTTCCACTTGATTGTTCTGCCTTTGTGTGTGGGCGCAGGGGTGCACCTGGTGTCCACCGTGGGCCGACACACCTCCGATCTCCCCAAAACCCTCAAAGCTAGTCTCTTAACTGCCCCGATATTCTATGGCAGCACTCTCGCCCCTCTGCCAATTAGCTTGGCGGCTAGCGTCACGGCCACACAGCACCGCAGGTACAAGAGAGCGAGGACCGCCCAGCCACTCG GTTTGCGGCTTTGCATGCTGAGTCTGGCTTGGCTGGCCTTCTCAACTCCGTTGGCATATTGCGTCCTCCATAACACCACGGCCACGTTGTATTACCTCTCGGATTGTGTGACGGCGCTGCTGGATATGTTCTGGTTCTTCCCTTGGCTCCGAAGCGCTTTGGAGTACGTTCTTTTAATGCCGTATCGCTTCTTGTGCGTCGTGACTGGAGGAGACTATTATGAAGAAGCCTGGAAGAAGATGCTGGAAATATTACTCCTCAAAGATTAcacggaggaggaaaaaaaggcgctggag GTTTTATCGCTAGGAGCACAAGCATCTCTTGAGGAGATAACACGTGGTTATAGGGAGCTTGCCAAGACTTGGCACCCGGATCACAACCCCA